A window of Acidobacteriota bacterium genomic DNA:
TCTCCGAGGCCGCCATCTACCGCCACTTCTCCACGAAGCAGCGCCTGCTGCTCGGCCTGATGGATCGGCTCGAACATCTGCTGCTCGACCCGATCCGCGCAATCGCCGCCGACGCCGGGGCCCTGCCCATTGATCGCCTGTCTCGCATCCTGACGCACCATCTCCGCATCGTCCTCAACCACGACAGCCTGCCCATCCTGCTGCTCGCCGAAGCGTCGGCGTCGGGCGACCCGAAGCTGGTTCAGCGCATGCGCGACATCTTCTCTCCGTACCGGGCGCTCCTGTGCGAACTGCTGACGCAAGTCACGCCGACGGGCCGCACACGGCCAGCGGGCGTGATAGGGTCCGACGGAGGGGAGATCGCGATCGGACCGGACGCGCTGGCGTTACTGCTGCTGGGCGTGCCAGCCGCCCTCGCCATCCAGCACCGGCTGCAGCCACATCGCGCCATTGAACAACGGGCCATCGCTGAGGTGGCGCCGTGGCTGCTCGCGGCCATCGCGGGCCGGCGAGCGCCAGCCCCGTCGAGGAGGGCACGACGATGAAGGTACGGCGTACGACCACCTGGGTGGTGTGTGCCTGTCTGGTGGCGTCCCGGGCCATCGCTCAGACTGCGATTCCGACGCCCGGGGCACAGGGGCCACATCTCACACTCGAGGCGGCGGTGACGGAGGCGTTGGCCAACGCACCCGGACTGCAGGCTGCCGCCGCGCAGGACCGCGCGGCACGGTGGAACGCCACAGCAGTCGGGCGCACCCGGTTTGGCCAACTCGACGGCGTCCTGAGCTACTCGCGCTTCCAGGACGACCAGATTCTGCGCCCCATGTCGAAACAGCTGTTCGGAGCCCAGGGCTTCCTCGGTCTGCCGTGGGACAGCGACCAGGTCCATTACGGCATCACGTTCCAGGTGCCGGTCTATACGGGAGGCCGACTCTCGTCGTCGATTCGGATCGCGGCACTCCAGGCCGAGCAGGCGTCACTCTTTACGGACGGAACACGATGGGACATCCGCGCCAACACGACCGCGCTCTACGCGGCCGTGCAGACGCTGGACGCGGTGACGGTGGCTCTCGATCGGTCTATTGAGGCGCTCGCCGCGACCGACGGCCGGCTGACCCTGATGGTCGAACAGGGCAGGCGGCCGCGGCTCGATCTGCTCAAGGTGGAAGAGGAACTCGAGGATGCTCGCGGCCGGCGCGCCGGGATCGTGGCGGACCGAACCCGCGTCGGCGCATTGTTGCTGGCCGTGATTGGACGCGATCCGGCGTCACGGTTGGATGTAAGCGCGCTTCCGGAGATCAACCTGACGTCGACGCTCGGCGGATCCGATGTGGCCACCCTGGCGCGGGCTACCTCGGCCGTGCGTCGCGCAGAACTCGGGGCCGAACAGTCCCGCGAGGCCGTGGCGGCGGCGCGCGGCGCCCGGCTGCCGAACGTGGTCCTCCGCGGGAACCTGATGGGCAATGTGGGCCTGTCGATCGGTGACCAGCTCAGGACCTGGGAGCTGTCGGTTGCCGTCACGGTGCCGGTGTTCGACGGCGGCGCACGTGCGGCAGCTGCCGCGTCGGCCCGCGAGTTGGCCGTAGCGGGACGCGCCGCGGCGACCCGGGCGCTGCTCGATCGCGAAGCCCAGGTGGTGGACGCACAGGCCCGGTTTACGGCGGCGGGCGACAGTCTGAAAGCCGCTCGCGCGCGGGTGGCGGCGGCCGCGGAGGCGGCGCGGATAGAACAGGTGCGATACGACACGGGCGTCGGGACGGTCGAAGACCTGCTGCGGGTGCGAGCGCGCGAGTTCGCGGCGGCCAGTGCGCTCGCCCAGGCGCGCGGCGACCAGATCACGGCTGCGGCCAGGCTGAATGCCCTGAGTGAAAAGGAGATCGTGCAATGACCGTCAAACGCGTGATCGGAATCGTGGTGGTCGTCGTGCTGGTGGCCGGTCTTGCCGCGGTCCGTCTGATGCGAGTTCGCGACAGGGATGCGGCGCCGGTTATGGTCAGAAACCCGGTGGTCGTTGAGGTGGGCACTGTCAGGCGTGGCGCCCTCCAGAATGCGCGACAGTTTCTCGGGGAAGTGGTCGCGGCAGAAGACACGCCGTTGTCCTCGCGCATCCTTTCACAGGTCGTGCGGGTGGCGGTGCGCGAGGGGGACAGTGTGCGGCGCGGTCAGCGCCTGATCGATCTCGACCCGCGCGAGCTCGACGACGCCGCGGCGGCGTCAGAGGCCGGCGTCGGGGCGGCGCGCGAAGCGGTCACGGCCGCCGACCTCGCCCTCACCGTCCAACGCGCCGTCACGGCGCGCGACAAGGTGCTGGTCGACGCCGGGGCGATTGCCCGCGAGGAATGGGAACGCTCGCAGTCCACCGTCGCGGCGACCAAGGCCCGGCTCGAGGGCGCGCGCGCGCAGTTGACACAGGCCGAGCGGGCCGTGGACACGGCCCGCACGAGGCGCGGGTACGCGCGGATCGATGCGCCGTTCGACGGCATCGTCTCAGCAAAGTTCGCGAACGCCGGGGATCTCGCCGCGCCGGGCAAACCCCTCCTTACTCTCGTGCAGCCGGACGCGCTGCGCGTGCGCGTGCGAGTGCCCGCCGAGGTGTTCGACGAACTGGGAGCGGGCCGGGAAATCGGGCTGACGGTCGGTGGCGCCCGTCAGACCATCACGATCTCGCGCGTGTTCCCCGCTATGGATGCCACGCGCCTCGCGACGTTCGAAGCGGACCTGCCCCCGCGTGTGTCCGGGCTGATGCCAGGATCCACGGTGAGCGTCGATCTGCCCCGAGCCGGTGCGTCAGGCCTGGTCGTGTCCTCCACCGCGCTGCTCGAGGGCGAATCGCGGCGCGTCGTCTTCGTTGTCGCCGGCGGGAAGGTGCATGCAGTGAGCGTGCAGGTGATCGACCGATCGCCCGAGGAAGTGGTGGTGCGGGGCGCGTTGCAGGAACGGGACCAGGTGGTGGTCGCCAGCGCGTCGCGCCTGATGATGCTCGCCGATGGGGCGCCCGTCGACGTGGCGCCGCACGGATCCAAGTAGCAGGCCGGAGTTGTGACGCGGGGCGTCGCCCCCGCCGTAGACGGAGACATCCCATGTCGATGGTTGACGCCTATCTGAAGCGTCCGCACCTGCTCACCTCGCTCGTCCTGCTCGCCGCGGTGGTAGGGCTGGTCGGGTACCGCCAGATGCCGGTC
This region includes:
- a CDS encoding TetR/AcrR family transcriptional regulator → MTHSHYVTQARSTPRRPSARRRAAGMASSIRQEQILDRAVELVAKAGLANLTMKKIALRVGFSEAAIYRHFSTKQRLLLGLMDRLEHLLLDPIRAIAADAGALPIDRLSRILTHHLRIVLNHDSLPILLLAEASASGDPKLVQRMRDIFSPYRALLCELLTQVTPTGRTRPAGVIGSDGGEIAIGPDALALLLLGVPAALAIQHRLQPHRAIEQRAIAEVAPWLLAAIAGRRAPAPSRRARR
- a CDS encoding TolC family protein, which produces MKVRRTTTWVVCACLVASRAIAQTAIPTPGAQGPHLTLEAAVTEALANAPGLQAAAAQDRAARWNATAVGRTRFGQLDGVLSYSRFQDDQILRPMSKQLFGAQGFLGLPWDSDQVHYGITFQVPVYTGGRLSSSIRIAALQAEQASLFTDGTRWDIRANTTALYAAVQTLDAVTVALDRSIEALAATDGRLTLMVEQGRRPRLDLLKVEEELEDARGRRAGIVADRTRVGALLLAVIGRDPASRLDVSALPEINLTSTLGGSDVATLARATSAVRRAELGAEQSREAVAAARGARLPNVVLRGNLMGNVGLSIGDQLRTWELSVAVTVPVFDGGARAAAAASARELAVAGRAAATRALLDREAQVVDAQARFTAAGDSLKAARARVAAAAEAARIEQVRYDTGVGTVEDLLRVRAREFAAASALAQARGDQITAAARLNALSEKEIVQ
- a CDS encoding efflux RND transporter periplasmic adaptor subunit; translated protein: MTVKRVIGIVVVVVLVAGLAAVRLMRVRDRDAAPVMVRNPVVVEVGTVRRGALQNARQFLGEVVAAEDTPLSSRILSQVVRVAVREGDSVRRGQRLIDLDPRELDDAAAASEAGVGAAREAVTAADLALTVQRAVTARDKVLVDAGAIAREEWERSQSTVAATKARLEGARAQLTQAERAVDTARTRRGYARIDAPFDGIVSAKFANAGDLAAPGKPLLTLVQPDALRVRVRVPAEVFDELGAGREIGLTVGGARQTITISRVFPAMDATRLATFEADLPPRVSGLMPGSTVSVDLPRAGASGLVVSSTALLEGESRRVVFVVAGGKVHAVSVQVIDRSPEEVVVRGALQERDQVVVASASRLMMLADGAPVDVAPHGSK